The Desmonostoc muscorum LEGE 12446 genome includes a region encoding these proteins:
- a CDS encoding PAS domain S-box protein has product MVKQHRRDWLKAVKFCRERKFLALLLGILFSISVILLWQKLPLPITESLAEFAMITGLFVAGLLVTSTVTLSIYFALVTKASNQKIAAINQELTQRIFEQQQVEITLRTNENRLRQLLETVKVIPWELDLKTGRFIYVGSQAVNLLNYPIAQWYEENFWVNHLHPHDREKSVRFCQQATARCENHELEYRMLASDGRVVWLRHIVTVVHEAGTPTMLRGFMFDITDLKLVEETLRLRERALAATNNGIIIADARLAYNPVIYVNPAFERITGYSTTDVIGQNCRFLQGTDTEQPALEQLRSSIKAGTSCKVVLRNYRKDGMLFWNELSISPIHDENGKLSHFIGIQTDISDVYDELRLRKLAEARLRHQALTFENMHDGVMITDLTGSIIDWNPAAESMFGYTKAEVLGKTPSILHKSEEAAGLSAKVLQTINQQGRWSGEIHFIRKDGSEGICETTVASLQDEQGQTVATISVNHDITENKQAKEALQRQLHRTLLLEQITQEIRQSLDTSKIFETAATQIGQAFRVDRCLIHSYINDSIPLIPLVAEYNVPPGHCSISNLEVLITNNPHAEQMMAQESAIASPNVYVDALLQGAESTCQEIGLKSMLCVRTSYQGEPNGAIILHQCSHFRQWTQDEIELVEAVAAQLGIALAQAQLLEQETRQRQELTLKNFALERAKRQAEAANLAKSEFLAMMSHEIRTPMNAVIAMTGLLLDTDLTPQQQDFVETVRSSGDALLTIINDILDFSKIESGKLELEEQPFDLRACVEQAIYLLAPKAAQKDIELAYLIEPQVPTYIIGDLTRLRQVLMNLLNNAIKFTENGEVVLSVGLGTGNRGLGTGDRGLGTGNRGLGTGNLTQETSSQSPVPSTQSPVPSTQSPVPSTQSPVPSTQSPVPSTQSPVPSTQSPVPSTQSPVPSPQSPVPSTQSPVPSTQSPVPSTQSPVPSTQSPVPSTQSPVQIQFAIKDTGIGIAPEKIERLFQPFTQGDASMTRRYGGTGLGLVISKRLSQMMGGTLWVESQGFVGGDPGSTWKSKKLSSSYLSQGSTFYFTIKAQVAAMAEQAEFSSLLVQLARKRLLIVDDNLTNRTIVSLQAESWKMQTYAAKSGKEALAQLAQGAQFDIAILDMQMPEMDGLTLARQIRKQSGFSNLPLVMLTPLGKLETSLDFGDVQFAASLSKPIKQSQLYDVFTRVLGNQPIRASISHSHSPLVDPHLAHRSPLRILLAEDTVVNQKVALLMLQKMSYQADVVTNGLEVLKALQKQPYDVVLMDIHMPEMDGLEATRRICQQWEVGFRPYIIAITANAMRGDREACLAAGMNDYISKPVQLEELAQALSKCPPQRSKQDLVMSGELQPPANILQENPNPTFYSANIDAKTLKSLRNILRGDRAAFAELIECYLTETPRLVQNISTAIATEDAQTLWKTAHQLKSSSASVGAMTLAQLCRQLEAQGRSNKLQTSLDAISQLHQEYEQVKTALQKELAKEA; this is encoded by the coding sequence GTGGTCAAACAGCACCGACGTGATTGGTTAAAAGCTGTGAAATTTTGCCGCGAAAGAAAATTCCTAGCACTGTTGCTAGGGATTTTATTCTCAATTTCCGTAATCTTACTGTGGCAAAAACTCCCGTTGCCAATCACTGAGTCCTTAGCAGAATTTGCAATGATTACCGGGTTATTTGTTGCTGGGTTATTGGTTACCAGCACCGTGACATTATCAATTTATTTCGCCCTAGTAACGAAAGCCAGTAACCAAAAGATAGCAGCAATAAATCAGGAGTTAACTCAGAGAATTTTTGAACAACAACAGGTAGAAATTACCCTCCGCACCAATGAAAATCGTCTGCGGCAGCTGTTGGAAACTGTCAAAGTCATTCCTTGGGAATTAGACTTGAAAACTGGGCGATTTATCTACGTTGGGTCGCAAGCGGTAAACTTACTAAATTATCCCATCGCCCAGTGGTACGAGGAAAACTTTTGGGTCAATCATCTACATCCACACGACCGAGAAAAATCAGTTCGTTTTTGTCAACAGGCAACTGCTAGGTGCGAAAATCACGAATTAGAATACCGAATGCTAGCAAGCGACGGGCGAGTTGTTTGGCTGCGACACATTGTGACGGTAGTTCACGAAGCCGGAACTCCTACAATGCTCAGGGGATTTATGTTTGACATTACTGATTTGAAGCTGGTGGAAGAAACCTTGAGGCTCAGGGAGAGGGCGCTTGCTGCTACTAATAATGGAATTATTATTGCTGATGCCAGGCTTGCATATAATCCGGTTATTTATGTCAACCCTGCCTTTGAGCGGATAACAGGTTATAGTACCACAGATGTGATTGGGCAGAACTGTAGATTTTTGCAAGGCACAGATACCGAACAACCAGCACTCGAACAACTGCGGTCATCCATTAAAGCGGGAACAAGTTGTAAAGTGGTTCTCCGCAATTATCGCAAAGATGGCATGTTGTTTTGGAATGAATTGAGTATTTCTCCTATCCATGATGAAAATGGCAAATTAAGTCACTTCATTGGCATTCAGACAGATATTAGCGATGTCTACGACGAACTTCGCTTACGCAAACTTGCCGAAGCCCGTCTGCGTCACCAAGCCCTCACCTTTGAAAACATGCACGATGGCGTGATGATCACAGATTTAACAGGAAGTATCATTGATTGGAATCCAGCTGCTGAAAGCATGTTTGGCTATACCAAAGCCGAGGTTTTAGGTAAAACTCCAAGTATTTTACATAAATCTGAAGAAGCCGCAGGATTAAGTGCCAAAGTTCTCCAAACAATCAACCAGCAAGGACGCTGGTCAGGAGAAATACATTTTATTCGCAAAGATGGTAGTGAGGGAATTTGCGAAACAACTGTAGCATCTTTACAGGATGAACAGGGACAAACTGTTGCCACTATTAGTGTCAATCACGACATTACCGAAAACAAACAAGCTAAAGAGGCATTGCAGAGGCAATTACATCGAACTTTATTACTCGAACAAATTACTCAAGAAATTCGTCAAAGTTTGGACACCAGCAAAATTTTTGAGACGGCTGCTACTCAAATTGGACAAGCATTTAGAGTCGATCGCTGTTTAATTCATTCTTACATTAATGACTCCATTCCCCTAATTCCCCTAGTAGCAGAGTATAATGTGCCTCCCGGTCACTGCTCGATATCCAACTTGGAAGTTTTAATAACTAACAATCCCCATGCTGAGCAGATGATGGCACAAGAAAGTGCGATCGCCTCCCCAAATGTCTACGTTGATGCTTTACTTCAGGGGGCTGAGTCTACCTGCCAAGAAATCGGGCTGAAATCCATGCTCTGTGTCCGTACCTCTTATCAAGGAGAACCAAATGGTGCTATAATTCTTCACCAATGTAGCCATTTTCGCCAGTGGACACAAGACGAAATTGAATTAGTAGAAGCAGTGGCAGCTCAGTTGGGTATTGCTTTAGCACAAGCTCAATTACTAGAACAAGAAACCCGCCAACGTCAAGAACTCACCTTGAAAAACTTTGCCTTGGAGCGAGCAAAACGCCAGGCAGAAGCCGCAAATCTAGCAAAAAGTGAGTTTTTGGCGATGATGAGCCACGAAATTCGTACTCCCATGAATGCGGTTATTGCCATGACAGGTCTGCTGTTGGATACGGACCTGACGCCCCAACAACAAGACTTTGTGGAAACAGTCCGCAGTAGTGGAGATGCTTTGCTCACCATCATCAACGACATTCTAGATTTCTCCAAAATTGAATCGGGGAAGTTGGAATTAGAAGAACAGCCTTTTGATTTGAGAGCTTGTGTGGAACAGGCCATCTACCTTTTAGCCCCGAAAGCCGCCCAAAAAGATATCGAATTAGCTTACCTGATCGAGCCGCAAGTTCCCACTTACATCATCGGCGATTTAACACGTCTGCGCCAAGTCTTGATGAATCTGCTCAACAATGCCATCAAGTTTACTGAAAACGGAGAAGTGGTACTTTCTGTTGGACTAGGGACTGGGAATCGGGGATTGGGGACTGGCGATCGGGGATTGGGGACTGGGAACCGGGGATTGGGGACTGGGAATTTAACTCAAGAAACTTCTTCCCAATCCCCAGTCCCTAGTACCCAATCCCCAGTCCCTAGTACCCAGTCCCCAGTCCCTAGTACCCAGTCCCCAGTCCCTAGTACCCAGTCCCCAGTCCCTAGTACCCAATCCCCAGTCCCTAGTACCCAGTCCCCAGTCCCTAGTACCCAGTCCCCAGTACCCAGTCCCCAGTCCCCAGTCCCTAGTACCCAGTCCCCAGTCCCTAGTACCCAGTCCCCAGTCCCTAGTACCCAGTCCCCAGTCCCTAGTACCCAGTCCCCAGTCCCTAGTACCCAATCCCCAGTCCAAATTCAATTTGCCATCAAAGATACAGGTATTGGCATTGCACCAGAAAAAATAGAACGGTTATTTCAACCCTTTACTCAGGGTGATGCTTCCATGACTAGACGATATGGCGGTACAGGACTGGGACTGGTAATTAGCAAGCGGCTCAGTCAGATGATGGGCGGTACCCTTTGGGTAGAAAGTCAGGGGTTTGTTGGTGGCGATCCCGGCTCCACATGGAAAAGTAAAAAATTATCATCTTCTTACCTTTCCCAAGGTTCAACATTCTACTTCACCATTAAAGCCCAAGTAGCTGCTATGGCAGAACAAGCTGAATTTAGCAGTTTGCTAGTGCAGCTGGCCCGAAAGCGGCTGTTGATTGTAGATGACAATCTCACCAACCGCACAATTGTTAGCTTGCAAGCAGAGTCTTGGAAGATGCAAACTTATGCTGCCAAATCTGGTAAAGAAGCTTTAGCTCAACTTGCTCAGGGAGCGCAGTTTGATATTGCCATTTTGGATATGCAGATGCCAGAAATGGATGGTCTCACCCTGGCTCGTCAAATCCGCAAGCAATCTGGCTTTTCAAATCTGCCTTTGGTGATGCTGACCCCTTTGGGTAAACTAGAAACCTCCCTCGATTTTGGTGATGTGCAGTTTGCTGCCTCTTTGAGCAAACCAATTAAACAGTCTCAACTCTACGATGTTTTTACCCGTGTTTTGGGTAATCAGCCGATTCGGGCTAGTATTTCTCATTCTCATTCTCCCTTGGTCGATCCGCATTTGGCACATCGATCGCCACTGCGGATTCTTTTAGCAGAGGACACGGTTGTTAATCAGAAAGTTGCTCTATTAATGCTACAAAAAATGAGTTATCAGGCAGATGTAGTAACCAATGGGCTAGAAGTGTTGAAAGCTTTGCAAAAACAGCCCTATGACGTAGTGTTAATGGATATCCACATGCCCGAAATGGATGGGTTGGAAGCAACTCGGAGAATTTGTCAACAATGGGAAGTTGGTTTTCGTCCCTATATCATTGCGATCACTGCTAATGCCATGCGGGGCGATCGCGAAGCTTGTCTGGCTGCTGGGATGAATGACTACATTAGTAAACCTGTTCAGCTGGAAGAGTTAGCCCAAGCACTCAGCAAATGCCCACCTCAAAGAAGTAAACAAGACCTGGTAATGTCTGGGGAATTGCAACCTCCGGCCAATATCCTCCAGGAAAACCCAAACCC